GGCGATTGATTCGTCCAATGCCTTGTTTTATGCGCATTTTCTTATTCTTGGCTTCGTTTCTGGCCTGGAGCTTTTTGCCGGCGGCAGGAAATTCCACTGATTTAACCGTAGCGCAGACAACGGCCAAACTGAAGGAAACATTATCTCCTGATCAGTGGAAAGTGGCCCAGGAGCAAATTGCGAGTAAGCGCGAATCCCTGCTTAATGACCCTTTTACGACCAAAAGCTCGATTGAGCGAAAACTTGCGCGATGGATTGAGGAGCAAGCAGCGTTGGGAGCTTTTGAGCAAAAAGTCATCCCGACGAAGCCAGTTGAGGACAGGGATTTCTGGGAGAAGCGGTTGAACAACTATCAAAATCGACTGGATGAAATGGAAACCAAGGTCAGTGAGGCCGAAGAGTCGCAAAAGTTACTCCAGGAGGTTTATATCTATGAGCAGGAGCTGGTCCTGGTTGGTGCGGCCACGATGGACGATGCCTATGTTCTCGCTAAATTCCGCAATGGCCAGGATGACAAGGTGACACATATTTCTTTTTCGGTAGAGCTGTCTTTCCCGGGAGATATTGGCCAGATATACGACCGTCGCTGGAAGAACGTCCGGCCAAAGGTACCAGTCAACGCCTGGGAGACTCGTGACATTAAAATCCCAATCAAAGAGTTTCTCCCCAAGAATTTACATTTTCGGACGAAATCCAGCCGTGATCTGGTTACCGCCAAGGTCAAATTGGAGAATTTCACCTTGGCCAGTACGAAGAAGAACGCGATCAAGCGCGTCCCAGGTAACATGATGAACAACATGATGGCTGCCAGAATGGGGATGGAGGAAGCAAGCTACGCTTTGAGCTCTCTGGAAGAAAAAGACGAGTGAACGCCAAGAGAGTTTGCCAATCTTTCCGTAGTCTCCGATTCTGCAGCCATGGATAAGGCGCAGATTGTTGATGTTCTCGAGGAAATCGGTGCATTGCTCGAGTTGAAAGGGGAAAACACCTTCAAGGTTCGAGCTTACCAGAATGGTGCCCGCGCGCTTGGGACTTTGGACAGGGATCTTGGCGAAGTTATTGAAGCGGATGAGCTGGGCAAGGTCGATGGCATTGGAAAGGCGCTGGTTGAGAAGATTACAACCCTGCACCAGACGGGTGAGTTGGAGTATTACGAGAAGCTCCGCAGCTCGGTTCCCGATGGCCTGATCGAGATGATGGATATCCCTGGACTGGGCCCAAAAAAGATCAAGAAGGTCAATGACGAGCTGGGCGTCGAGAGCATTGATGCCCTGCGTGAGGCATGTGAGAGCGGCAAAGTCGCCTCACTGGCTGGTTTTGGTAAAAAGACGGCCGAAAAGATTATTGAGGGCATCAAGAATCGCGAAGCTTACGCCGCCAGACACCGATGGTGGGACGCCTTTCAGGTTGCCGATCCCATTCTTGAGGAACTGCGCAAATTGAAGGAAGTGGAGCGTGCTGAGCATGCCGGAAGTTTACGTCGGCGGATGGAGACAGTGGGCGATCTCGACTTTCTCGTCGCTTCAAAGAAGCCGGGTCCGATCATGGATTGGTTCACCAGCATGGAGGGGGTCAAAGAGGTTTCCGCGCATGGTGAGACCAAATCCAGCGTTCGACTGGATGATGGTCTTCAGGCTGACCTGCGAATTGTCCCGCCGGACCGTTTTTTCTTCGCCTTGCATCACTTTACCGGGAGCAAGGACCATAACGTCCGCATGCGGCAACGTGCCTTGGAGCGTGGGCTTTCGCTTTCCGAGTGGGGCATTTTTCCAAAAGAGTCCAAGGATGAGGATGTTAAGCTTTCTGAACGCGAACCTGTGATCACGCCGAAGTCCGAAGCGGATATTTTCAAGAAGCTGGACATGGAATTTGTTGTGCCCGAACTGCGTGAAGATCGCGGAGAGATCGAAGCTGCTGAAGCTGGAGAAATGCCGGAGCTCGTTACCGATGAGGACATTCGCGGGGTTTTCCACAATCACACTACGGCTTCTGATGGTCGGGCCACCTTGGCTGAGATGACTCAGGCCGCTCAGGATCTCGGGCTCGATTACCTGGGTATTGCCGACCATTCCAAGGCCAGCTTTCAGGCCAGTGGCCTGGATGAAGAGCGTCTGGAACAGCAGATTGCCGAAATCAAGGCCTTGAACGAATCCGGCGATTTCAAGTGCCACGTCTTTACCGGAAGCGAAGTGGATATCCTGCGTGATGGCAGCCTGGATTTTGATGATGGTTTGCTCAAGCAGCTCGATTATTCCGTGGCGTCGATTCACAATGCATTTTCTCTGAGTGAAAAGGACATGACCGCCCGCATTATCAAAGCATTGGAGAATGAGCACATCACCATGCTTGGACATGTCACGGGCAGGCTTTTGCTCGCTCGCGAAGGCTACGCTGTCGATATTCCCAAGGTGATTGATGCTGCTCTGGCTAACGGAAAGATTATTGAGCTTAATGCCAGCCCATGGCGCCTCGATATGGATTGGCGTTTCTGGCGCAAGGCCTCCGAGCGCGGTCTGCTTTGCTCAATCAACCCGGATGCCCATGCCATTGACCAGCTCAAACTCTATCGCGCCGGGGTCAGTGTTGCCCGCAAAGGCTGGCTTTCGCCCAAGCACATCCTGAACTGTCGCCCGCTCAAGGAGGTCAAAGCCTACCTCGGGTTGTAAGTCTACAGAGACATTCTGCCTCAGGAACTTATCAAAGTGGAGCCTTACATCGACGTATCGTCCATGTCCAATGCGACGTTGTCGATGGCCCGACTCTTCGCTATTTCGCAAATGCCTCGCCGGCCATTTCCTCTAATTCGTGACGATCAAACTTCCCGGTTGCTGTTTGTGGTAACTCGCTCAGAAACAAATAGTGCTTTGGCAGTTTGTAAGCGGCAAGTTGTGGTGCAACAAACTCACGGAGCTCAGATTCGACTGGGCGATTCGTATCTTCCATCGAGGCAATACAGGCAACGGGAACCTCGCCATCGCGGTCATCGGGAACACCGACCACCACCGTGGCATGAATGAGTGGATGCTCATCCAGGACGTTTTCAATCTCAACAGGAGAAATGTTCGACCCTCGCCGGACGATTAAGAGTTTCTTGCGTGAAACAAACCAGAAATAGCCATCTTCGTCCGCATAACCAAGGTCTCCGGTATGCAACCAGCCATCACTGAAAAGTCGTTTGGTTGCTTCCGGGTTATTCCAGTAACCGATCGTATTTGTCGGTGATTTGACCATGAGTTCGCCAGTTTCATTCACCGCCGCGGTTTTGTCATCAGACTGAACCACGCGGACTTGCATGTTTGGCGCTGGTAATCCGATCGAACCCCATTTGCGTTTCCCGTAGAGTGGATTCACGCTGTAGTAAGTTCCGACTTCGGTCATGCCACAACCTTCCAGCGCTTCCCAGCCGAATAGCTTTTTAAAACGCTCATGCAGATCATGGGGAACGGCATCCCCCGAAGCGATACACTTACGAAGCGAAGGGAGACCTTCGTGATGCGCTTCCATGAACTCAACGAAGTCGAGGAAGTTGCTCGCGAGCATTGCATACTCAGTGACCTTATGGCGTTGGATTATGGCGACGGCCTCGGCAGGGGAGGGGTTTGTTGCGAGTACGATCTGGCTTCCTGCCGCAAACGCCGGAAAGAGTTGAGTCTGGAGCCCGCCGGCATGACTGATCGACTTACCAACGAGCACAACATCCTCTTCGTTGAAGTCAAAGATTTGCCGCGCACTATCGAATGCCTCAAATACCGTTCGTTGAGAATGAACAACACCTTTTGGAATACCTGTGCTGCCCGAAGTAAAAAGAATCAAGGCCGGGTGATCTTCCGGGATACCGGATGCAGCCTCCAGCAAATCGTTACCAGGTAATGTTTCAAAAGCTGGCGAATGCTCCGTCTCAACAGCACTTTGATCACCAACACAAAAATATTTTATCTCTGAATAGCGTTGTTTTAGTTCCGTAACAACTGGCTCCTTATCGACATGGTAAACGAGCAGCTTTGGTTCTACCTGGTCAATGAACTTACTGGCGTCATTCGCCTGGAAGCGATAATTGATTGGTACGATAACCAGTCCCTGATTGTAGCTGGCAAGCGTCGTGATCAATGCCTCGGGACAGTTGGGAAGCATGAAGCCAACCCGGTCGCCAACTTCCAAGCCTTGCTGGATTAGTCCCGCTGCCATTTTCAAGCTTTGGTCTTTTAACTCGCCAATCCGATAGGCCTGCTCACCATGATACAAAGCAATGCGTTTTGCTTCCCTGGATAACGATTGATCGATTGCTTCCTGAAGTACTGTCATGTCTGGCGTGACGCTCACATATCTTGAAGAGAGAAGCAATGATTCTCCATATTTGATATTTACAAGCTAAGGGAGTGGGGCATTCCTGCCCCCGAGCATCACACACGACGGGGGCAGGAATGCCCCCGCTCCTTTCACTTTAGTCCATGATTTAGAGACTAGACGATGTTGATACATCCAATACTCAATGAATCCAATTCTCTTATATTCTCCAGTCTATTAATGCGGTGGATTAGTATTGCTGAAAAGTGACTTGAGAGGACATAACGATCGCTTCTGAATGCCATGATTATCGGCTTTTCGGGCTTGCTGAGCCTGCTTTGATCCTTGCTTTTTTGTCTTTATATAAAAGCGAGTCTGCGATACATTTTTCATATGGCATCGCTGCATTACCCCCAAAGAAAGATGTTTAGCCACAGCAATGTGTCACAGGTATGGATGCTGGCCATGAGCTGTCTCTTTCATCAAAATCACAGCCAATCACCACCCAGCTGACCCAGATGTTATCTCAAGGCAAAGGGCTCTCATGGTTGCGCCCTCGTTCGTCTCGAGGTTGGTTGGCCTATGGCAGTATCTTTTACATCATACTTGCAGTCATGACAGGAATATTGAGCGGGCTTGGGGTGTTCACCTTTGGGTATGCCGAAGGTGCTAGCTATTTGAGTAATAATCCCCAGTCCTGTACGAACTGCCATGTCATGCAGCCCTACTATGATTCATGGCAAAATAGTAGTCATTCCCATGTGGCGGTCTGCAATGATTGTCATCTGTCACATCATCCAATCGGAAAATGGGTGACCAAGGCCGACAATGGTTTTTTCCATTCACTTGCATTTACTTTTGAGAATTACCACGAACCGATTCAAATCAAAGGACGCAATCGCGAAGTGACGCAAAACGCCTGCCTTTACTGTCACGAGGAAACCGTCCATCAAATGATATCCATCAATCAGGGCAATGATATGCTTCATTGTATCAATTGTCACAGTGATGTCGGGCATGCCTTAAACCTTCCGCGTACCACCGTCCACCCACTTGAACCCCGCCGACCATGAGTGAAGAAAAAGATACGTCCGCTGAAAATTCCAACACAAGCCCCCGTGGCAAAAGCCTCATGCTGCCTGTGATTTTATGTGTCGTGGTTGCTGTTGTCACGGTGGGAGTCGCTGTTTTGCTGATGACCATATTTGAGCACAAGCAGGAAGCCCGACAACCTTATGTCCGCCTGGTTGATGTCAATGAAGCCAGCACCGATCCGGTTCCCTGGGGAACCAACTGGCCTTATCAGTTTGATTCCTACCGTCGCAGTGTTGACAGCACGAAAACGGAACACGGTGGTTCCAGTGCCATGCCTGCAAGTAAACTGGAACAGGATCCCTGGTTAAAGCGCCTTTATTCCGGTTATGCTTTCAGCATCGATTATCGTGAGGCACGTGGGCATGCCTACATGCTGCATGATCAGGAGGTTACCGAGCGCGTAACCAAGCGCACGCAAAGTGGAGCCTGTCTGCATTGTCATGCTTCGGTTATTCCAACTTACCGGCGACTTGGTATGATTTCATTGGGTGAGGAACCGACTCCCGAGAATCTCGCAGAAGACTTTAACTGGCCCGCAGTGATGGAGGGTTTTAGAGTATCCAGTGGGATGACTTACGCCGAGGCGCATGCAGAGCTTTTGAAAACACCCGATGGTACGCCCGGCAAAGCCATGAGTCTGTTTCCGAGCGGTCTGGACGGTGACGCAAGTGATGAGGATATCGAGTCTGCTGCTATCATTGACGCCCATCATATGATGGGTGAAGCTCATCCGGTTAGTTGTGTGGATTGTCATTCGCCTGATGACATGAGCGTACGTGTCACCCGTCCCGGCTTCATGGAAGGCATTGCCAAGCTTGCGGAGAGTGATGACCCTGTCCCGCATTTACCGAGTATCGAACGCTGGCGTCAGGGTTCACGGAAGCAGCCTTATGACCCTAATATCAATGCTTCCCGCCAGGAAATGCGTTCTTTCACCTGTGCCCAATGCCATGTGGAGTATTATTGTGCCACCAAGGAAACGCTTTTCTTTCCCTGGGACAATGGGTTAAAGGTCGAGCAAATCGAGGCCACTTTTGATGATCATGTTTTTCCAGACGGAGAATCATTTTATGACTGGAAGCATGGTGAGACCGGAGCCAAGGTTTATAAGGCACAACATCCTGAGTTTGAACTTTGGAGCCAGGGCATTCATGCGCGTAGCGGTGTTAGTTGCGCAGACTGTCACATGCCCTATGAACGTCAGGGCGCAACCAAGGTTAGCAGCCATTGGGTTCAAAGCCCAATGCTCAATATTAACAATGCCTGCCAGACTTGCCATAATGTCCCCGAATCAGAGTTGCGCGAAAAGGTGGCCACGATTCAGGGGCGGACCAAGAAGATGATTCAGCGCGCAGCTGTCGCCATGACAGACATGCTCGACGCTATGCACGAGGCCAAAGCCGCAGGTGCCACGGAAGAACAAATGGCTGAACTCTATGAGTTACAGAAAAAGGCGATGTGGCGTTTGGATTTCATCAGTAGTGAAAACTCTAAAGGCTTTCACGCCGATCAGGAAGCGGTGCGCATCCTTGGCGAATCAATCGATTACAGCCGACAGGCGCAGGCAATGGCTAACCGAATTCGTGCTCCGAAGGCTCCATTGACTAAGGCGAAAGCCGAGCCAGTGCATGGTGTGACGAAGTGAGGTGTCACGACTGTATCTTCTTTGATGCTTGCGTCCTTAAGCGTGAAATTCTCTCTCACCCCAGGCGCTCTGTCGCGACGTGATACTGGGGATCTTCCGAAAGGTTGACCTCGACCATGTCGCCCGCCTTGTCGAGGAG
The Rubellicoccus peritrichatus DNA segment above includes these coding regions:
- a CDS encoding class I adenylate-forming enzyme family protein, with the translated sequence MTVLQEAIDQSLSREAKRIALYHGEQAYRIGELKDQSLKMAAGLIQQGLEVGDRVGFMLPNCPEALITTLASYNQGLVIVPINYRFQANDASKFIDQVEPKLLVYHVDKEPVVTELKQRYSEIKYFCVGDQSAVETEHSPAFETLPGNDLLEAASGIPEDHPALILFTSGSTGIPKGVVHSQRTVFEAFDSARQIFDFNEEDVVLVGKSISHAGGLQTQLFPAFAAGSQIVLATNPSPAEAVAIIQRHKVTEYAMLASNFLDFVEFMEAHHEGLPSLRKCIASGDAVPHDLHERFKKLFGWEALEGCGMTEVGTYYSVNPLYGKRKWGSIGLPAPNMQVRVVQSDDKTAAVNETGELMVKSPTNTIGYWNNPEATKRLFSDGWLHTGDLGYADEDGYFWFVSRKKLLIVRRGSNISPVEIENVLDEHPLIHATVVVGVPDDRDGEVPVACIASMEDTNRPVESELREFVAPQLAAYKLPKHYLFLSELPQTATGKFDRHELEEMAGEAFAK
- the polX gene encoding DNA polymerase/3'-5' exonuclease PolX; the protein is MDKAQIVDVLEEIGALLELKGENTFKVRAYQNGARALGTLDRDLGEVIEADELGKVDGIGKALVEKITTLHQTGELEYYEKLRSSVPDGLIEMMDIPGLGPKKIKKVNDELGVESIDALREACESGKVASLAGFGKKTAEKIIEGIKNREAYAARHRWWDAFQVADPILEELRKLKEVERAEHAGSLRRRMETVGDLDFLVASKKPGPIMDWFTSMEGVKEVSAHGETKSSVRLDDGLQADLRIVPPDRFFFALHHFTGSKDHNVRMRQRALERGLSLSEWGIFPKESKDEDVKLSEREPVITPKSEADIFKKLDMEFVVPELREDRGEIEAAEAGEMPELVTDEDIRGVFHNHTTASDGRATLAEMTQAAQDLGLDYLGIADHSKASFQASGLDEERLEQQIAEIKALNESGDFKCHVFTGSEVDILRDGSLDFDDGLLKQLDYSVASIHNAFSLSEKDMTARIIKALENEHITMLGHVTGRLLLAREGYAVDIPKVIDAALANGKIIELNASPWRLDMDWRFWRKASERGLLCSINPDAHAIDQLKLYRAGVSVARKGWLSPKHILNCRPLKEVKAYLGL
- the nrfH gene encoding cytochrome c nitrite reductase small subunit translates to MDAGHELSLSSKSQPITTQLTQMLSQGKGLSWLRPRSSRGWLAYGSIFYIILAVMTGILSGLGVFTFGYAEGASYLSNNPQSCTNCHVMQPYYDSWQNSSHSHVAVCNDCHLSHHPIGKWVTKADNGFFHSLAFTFENYHEPIQIKGRNREVTQNACLYCHEETVHQMISINQGNDMLHCINCHSDVGHALNLPRTTVHPLEPRRP
- a CDS encoding ammonia-forming cytochrome c nitrite reductase subunit c552, with the translated sequence MLPVILCVVVAVVTVGVAVLLMTIFEHKQEARQPYVRLVDVNEASTDPVPWGTNWPYQFDSYRRSVDSTKTEHGGSSAMPASKLEQDPWLKRLYSGYAFSIDYREARGHAYMLHDQEVTERVTKRTQSGACLHCHASVIPTYRRLGMISLGEEPTPENLAEDFNWPAVMEGFRVSSGMTYAEAHAELLKTPDGTPGKAMSLFPSGLDGDASDEDIESAAIIDAHHMMGEAHPVSCVDCHSPDDMSVRVTRPGFMEGIAKLAESDDPVPHLPSIERWRQGSRKQPYDPNINASRQEMRSFTCAQCHVEYYCATKETLFFPWDNGLKVEQIEATFDDHVFPDGESFYDWKHGETGAKVYKAQHPEFELWSQGIHARSGVSCADCHMPYERQGATKVSSHWVQSPMLNINNACQTCHNVPESELREKVATIQGRTKKMIQRAAVAMTDMLDAMHEAKAAGATEEQMAELYELQKKAMWRLDFISSENSKGFHADQEAVRILGESIDYSRQAQAMANRIRAPKAPLTKAKAEPVHGVTK